The Ciconia boyciana chromosome 17, ASM3463844v1, whole genome shotgun sequence genome contains a region encoding:
- the LOC140661049 gene encoding C-C motif chemokine 4 homolog, translating into MKTSTAALAVLFVAVLCYQVSSSPTSVNFSGPCCIQYSSKPFPSSRVVMYERTGSHCPQPAVM; encoded by the exons ATGAAGACCTCCACAGCTGCCCTTGCTGTACTGTTTGTGGCTGTCCTCTGCTACCAGGTCTCCTCTTCTCCAA cttctgTCAACTTTTCTGGTCCCTGCTGCATCCAGTACAGCTCCAAACCGTTTCCCTCGAGCCGCGTGGTGATGTATGAGCGCACAGGCAGCCACTGCCCCCAGCCAGCCGTGATGTGA